In Bos mutus isolate GX-2022 chromosome 2, NWIPB_WYAK_1.1, whole genome shotgun sequence, one DNA window encodes the following:
- the ZNF804A gene encoding zinc finger protein 804A: protein MTGVITLSMITRAFGNLPGEEQQEKAGHTAQWAEEPWQQTFLEAGLRKGEKEHAWAHRSFSLGSICREGLRLLKQQDYAEKENTIAKALEDLKANFYCELCDKQYYKHQEFDNHINSYDHAHKQRLKELKQREFARNVASKSRKDERKQEKALQRLHKLAELRKETVCAPGSGPMFKSTTVTVRENCNEISQRAVVDSVNNQEDFKCTLIHSQEKAKDVTTLAADPESTKSYMAKNNQLEDQAQGIHRHKIGFSFAFPKKASVKLESSAAAFSEYNDDASAEKGFSRKSRFVPGACHLQLSSPTDVLLNSVEKANSFHPPEGMCTDKETTQTQEMKKVSSEKDPLLLPPFCQFQLPSSSDADNCQISVPSADQISPEDILINEDTPINGNTSELLGNKSIVLDMADDNMSLQTTTKETVKGNVTSMIEVENKNHGLDVLTPVNSEEDNITLHTKKDLYKRPCEPFIPVLNKDGSTVLQWPSEMLTYTTTQPSISYSCNPLCFDFKSTKLNNKLDKNKLPLSDLSSQQKGEEIYKNPVLDCKDTSMAGLTDYEVGGSRNGHTQVTSHLTDDTVSNSCDSGKNETMGQRYKNISCRIRKTKKYTFTKNQIKPDAIDGKYNKIRLKNTHERWFHKSRRKKKRKLCHHNYGEKTKESETRFKMETENSYTDTTRKNLLEIISEKQYLAAEQLLDSQQLPDKRPKSTSIYLSENEETCKTWNTEYNNNTFISSKNYCKNSSVVLNGQSNSTMIHSAKHNLTYSRTYCSWKAKMSSCGHDHRCLVLQNEMKCMSQSQAVKRGYNSLINESERCHRKRRQHSYSYSSDESLNRQNYLPEEFLTSHHASAPCKPKRKQRRKRNRFHMRFEALELKEKTDYPKKGNSSLHHQDKIVSEEGKDEVKPQETADVKRNSEQLDQVENKLAVPTSSPLPSEANDETQQVVMETTAGEPSEISSEPTTSAYTVSAPAKGEIDSTSLEHKERSEDTNVNEKQIPFKVPNSERNFRQSQPKSFLCHYELAEALPQGKMNEASTEWLCFNSGILNAQPPLPFKEAHVSGHTFVTTEQILAPLALPEQPLLIPIENHDKFKNLPCEVYQHILPPNMLANKVKFTFPPAALAPPSTPLQPLPLQQPLRSTSVTTIHHTVLQQHAAAAAAAAAAAAAGTFKVLQPHQQFLSHVPALTRTSLPQISVGPVGPRLCPGSQPTFVAPPQVPIIPASVLHPSHLAFPPLPHALFPSLLSPHPTVIPLQPLF from the exons agGCTCAAAGAACTGAAACAAAGGGAATTTGCTCGAAATGTAGCATCTAAATCcaggaaagatgaaagaaaacaggaaaaggcaCTCCAACGCCTGCACAAGCTGGCCGAGCTAAGAAAGGAAACCGTATG CGCTCCTGGAAGCGGTCCTATGTTCAAGTCAACAACTGTTACTGTGAGAGAAAATTGTAATGAAATTTCCCAAAGAGCTGTTGTGGATTCAGTTAATAACCAGGAAGATTTTAAATGCACTTTGATTCATAGTCAAGAGAAGGCTAAAGATGTTACCACTCTTGCTGCAGATCCAGAAAGTACAAAGAGTTATATGGCCAAAAATAACCAACTTGAAGATCAAGCCCAGGGGATTCACAGACACAAAATTggcttttcttttgcatttccaaagaaagcatCCGTGAAACTGGAGTCCTCAGCTGCAGCCTTCTCTGAATACAATGATGATGCCTCTGCGGAAAAAGGATTTAGCAGAAAAAGTAGATTTGTCCCGGGTGCTTGTCATCTTCAACTATCTTCACCAACAGATGTGCTTTTGAATTCCGTGGAGAAAGCAAACTCTTTTCATCCACCAGAGGGAATGTGCACTGACAAAGAAACTACTCAAACTCAAGAGATGAAAAAAGTTTCTAGTGAAAAAGATCCAttattattacctccattttgtcagtttcAGCTCCCTTCATCATCTGATGCAGATAATTGTCAAATTTCAGTCCCTTCAGCAGATCAGATTTCACCAGAAGATATTCTTATTAATGAAGACACACCTATAAACGGTAACACTTCTGAATTGCTAGGAAATAAATCCATAGTTCTTGATATGGCTGATGACAACATGTCTTTGCAGACTACCACCAAGGAAACTGTTAAGGGCAATGTGACATCCATGAttgaagttgaaaataaaaatcatggtcTGGACGTGTTGACCCCTGTAAATTCTGAAGAGGATAATATAAccttacacacaaaaaaagatttatataaaaGACCATGTGAGCCATTTATACCCGTACTTAACAAAGATGgatccacagttcttcagtggCCATCAGAAATGCTGACATACACCACCACTCAACCATCAATTTCCTATAGCTGTAATCCTCTCTGTTTTGACTTCAAGTCCACTAAATTAAACAACAAGCTAGATAAAAATAAGCTGCCTTTAAGTGATCTTTCTTCTCAGCAGAAGGGAGAAGAAATTTACAAGAACCCAGTTTTGGATTGCAAGGATACGTCTATGGCAGGACTCACTGATTATGAAGTTGGAGGTAGCAGAAATGGACATACCCAAGTCACTTCTCATTTGACTGATGATACTGTCTCTAATAGCTGTGATTCTGGAAAAAATGAGACTATGGGTCAGAggtataaaaatatttcctgtaggatcagaaaaacaaaaaaatatacttttactAAAAATCAGATAAAGCCAGATGCTATAGATGGGAAATACAACAAAATAAGATTGAAAAATACTCATGAACGTTGGTTCCATAAAAGTAGacgaaagaaaaaaagaaagttatgtcACCATAATTATGGAGAGAAAACCAAAGAATCAGAAACACGcttcaaaatggaaacagaaaatagtTACACTGATACAACTAGGAAAAATCTActggaaataatttcagaaaaacagtATTTAGCTGCAGAGCAACTATTGGACTCACAGCAATTACCTGATAAAAGGCCCAAATCTACATCCATATActtaagtgaaaatgaagaaacGTGTAAAACCTGGAACACTGAATACAATAATAATACTTTTATCAGTTCTAAAAACTACTGTAAAAACAGCTCAGTTGTCTTAAATGGACAATCCAATTCAACAATGATACATTCTGCAAAACATAATTTAACATACTCCAGAACATACTGTAGTTGGAAAGCTAAAATGTCCAGCTGTGGTCATGATCACAGATGCCTAGTTCttcagaatgaaatgaaatgcatGAGTCAGAGCCAGGCTGTTAAAAGAGGTTATAATTCTCTCATTAATGAATCAGAAAGATGCCATCGAAAGCGTAGACAACATTCATATTCTTATTCTTCAGACGAAAGTTTAAATCGACAGAATTATCTACCAGAAGAATTCTTGACATCACATCATGCTTCTGCTCCTTGCAAACCTAAgaggaaacagaggagaaaaagaaatagattccACATGCGTTTTGAAGCTTTGGAActcaaagagaaaacagattatcccaagaaaggcaattcTTCCTTACATCACCAGGATAAAATTgtaagtgaagagggaaaagacgAAGTAAAACCACAGGAAACTGCAGATGTCAAAAGGAACTCAGAACAACTAGACCAAGTAGAAAATAAACTGGCTGTGCCCACCAGCAGCCCTCTTCCTTCTGAAGCCAATGATGAAACTCAGCAGGTTGTAATGGAGACCACTGCTGGTGAACCGTCAGAGATTTCCAGTGAACCCACCACATCAGCCTATACAGTTAGTGCCCCagcaaaaggagaaatagacagtaCCTCGCTTGAACACAAAGAAAGAAGTGAGGATACAAATGTCAATGAAAAGCAAATTCCTTTCAAGGTGCCTAATAGTGAAAGGAACTTTAGACAGTCACAACCTAAATCGTTCCTTTGTCATTATGAACTGGCTGAAGCCCTTCCACAAGGCAAGATGAATGAGGCATCAACGGAGTGGCTGTGTTTTAATTCAGGAATCCTTAATGCACAACCACCATTGCCATTCAAAGAAGCACATGTCAGTGGCCATACCTTTGTAACAACAGAGCAGATCCTGGCTCCATTAGCTTTACCAGAACAGCCATTATTGATTCCGATAGAAAACCATGACAAGTTCAAAAACCTACCATGTGAAGTATACCAGCACATCCTACCGCCAAACATGCTGGCCAACAAGGTCAAGTTCACTTTTCCTCCAGCCGCCCTCGCACCCCCCAGCACACCTCTGCAGCCTTTGCCTTTGCAGCAGCCCCTGCGTTCTACCTCTGTCACCACTATCCACCACACTGTTTTACAACAGCATgcggcagcggcagcagctgcagcggcagcggcagcggcagGAACCTTTAAAGTGCTTCAACCACACCAACAGTTTCTGTCCCACGTCCCAGCTCTCACCAGAACATCATTACCTCAGATCTCAGTAGGACCAGTAGGGCCGAGGCTTTGTCCTGGGAGTCAGCCAACTTTTGTTGCTCCTCCTCAGGTGCCAATCATCCCAGCTTCCGTCCTTCATCCTAGCCATCTGGCTTTCCCACCTTTGCCCCATGCCCTCTTCCCTTCGCTGCTCTCCCCGCACCCTACCGTCATCCCACTGCAGCCCCTGTTCTAG